The following proteins are encoded in a genomic region of Paenibacillus sp. FSL H3-0469:
- a CDS encoding penicillin-binding transpeptidase domain-containing protein, which translates to MRWFGKPGSGPGDGETRNYLSLRINLFFFGTFFIFVIIMIRLAGLQFVESPELSEVEASRETKDVPLAAIRGTIHAAGGEDIAHSTPIQSLFVTLTQEYTAKVKNKKTGLYEPTAEAKENTKALVAGLSSVFEQYGDPSAKKLLKEDILLLLDLEYKKSLGYVPRKIKTGLTMKEVAHLMENRQRYPGVSVVEESIRHYDKDTVAVQTVGYMKQFRSTEDYDLYKNIRSAMKQTGADPGLSYREDEFVGIYGLEQQYQRELRGKNGYQTISVNAQNMAEKVIALVPPVKGNDIWMTINKKVQMSTEQAIMDQLNWLHRNPVQGKLHKDALTGYAVAMEVDTGNVVAMASMPDYDTNVWNAERLPPEVYEKIQNNNQNGTINDITSGVSGNGLKSLIFLGSTIKPLSVLIGLEEGLFTTGDTYMDKGIAYFGKDNSSSVRNSSGHVLGPLSPAKAIQESSNAFMVEWVGNALYKKYAGEGIAVWDKYMKAFGLGVSTQSGLPGESAGVADYLDPKKAGSAQAALVLASFGQKGKYTALQLAQYTATLANEGVRIKPQLVSKITDPEGKTVKQFGREVLDSISFHPSYWKEIKRGMNTKVKAFDGFPYDFARKTGTSEMEAFGATRDNGVFIAYAPREHPKLAVAVIIPEGGFGANSAAPVARRIFEAYDQEYGLDGVPKKNVPESRVN; encoded by the coding sequence GTGAGATGGTTCGGTAAGCCGGGCTCCGGCCCGGGTGATGGAGAGACCCGCAACTACCTGAGCTTACGCATAAATCTGTTTTTCTTCGGCACTTTTTTTATTTTTGTGATCATTATGATCCGGCTTGCGGGACTGCAGTTTGTAGAGAGCCCCGAGCTTAGCGAGGTGGAGGCCAGCCGGGAGACCAAGGATGTTCCGCTTGCGGCGATCCGTGGGACTATTCACGCGGCGGGCGGGGAAGACATTGCCCATTCCACACCGATTCAGTCCTTATTCGTTACGTTAACCCAAGAATACACTGCGAAGGTCAAGAATAAGAAGACCGGCTTATATGAACCTACCGCTGAAGCCAAGGAGAATACGAAGGCGCTGGTGGCGGGACTGTCATCCGTTTTTGAACAGTATGGTGATCCTTCTGCGAAGAAGCTGCTTAAGGAGGATATCCTGCTGCTGCTTGATCTTGAATATAAGAAGTCACTGGGGTATGTCCCGCGTAAGATCAAGACCGGTCTTACGATGAAGGAAGTCGCCCATCTGATGGAGAACAGGCAGCGTTATCCCGGGGTGTCTGTTGTGGAGGAGAGTATCCGCCATTATGACAAGGACACGGTGGCCGTCCAAACGGTTGGTTATATGAAGCAGTTCCGGTCTACAGAGGATTATGATTTGTACAAAAATATCCGCAGCGCCATGAAACAGACGGGTGCGGACCCGGGACTTAGCTACAGGGAAGATGAGTTCGTCGGTATCTATGGTCTTGAACAGCAATACCAGCGCGAGCTTAGAGGGAAGAACGGGTATCAGACGATCTCAGTCAACGCCCAGAATATGGCCGAGAAGGTTATTGCTTTGGTCCCGCCCGTCAAGGGCAACGATATCTGGATGACGATTAACAAAAAGGTGCAGATGAGCACAGAGCAGGCGATCATGGATCAGCTTAACTGGCTGCACCGGAATCCTGTACAAGGGAAGCTTCATAAGGATGCGCTCACCGGCTATGCCGTTGCCATGGAAGTAGATACAGGGAATGTGGTGGCAATGGCGAGTATGCCGGATTACGATACGAATGTCTGGAATGCCGAGAGGCTGCCGCCAGAAGTGTATGAGAAAATACAAAACAACAATCAGAACGGGACAATTAACGATATTACCTCCGGTGTCTCCGGCAACGGGCTGAAGTCATTGATCTTCCTGGGTTCCACGATTAAGCCGTTAAGTGTCCTGATCGGTCTGGAAGAGGGCTTATTCACTACCGGTGATACTTACATGGATAAAGGGATTGCTTATTTTGGTAAGGATAACAGCTCCTCGGTCAGGAATTCCTCCGGCCATGTCCTGGGCCCGCTTAGTCCGGCGAAGGCTATTCAGGAGTCCTCCAATGCTTTTATGGTAGAGTGGGTCGGTAATGCACTGTACAAGAAGTATGCGGGAGAAGGGATTGCCGTATGGGACAAATATATGAAGGCATTCGGGCTTGGGGTGTCTACGCAAAGCGGGCTTCCCGGTGAAAGTGCCGGAGTTGCCGATTATCTTGATCCGAAGAAGGCTGGCTCTGCCCAAGCGGCGCTGGTACTTGCCTCCTTCGGCCAGAAGGGGAAATACACCGCATTGCAGCTTGCCCAGTATACGGCAACACTTGCGAATGAAGGCGTGCGGATTAAGCCCCAGCTCGTCAGTAAGATTACAGATCCCGAAGGGAAGACGGTTAAGCAATTTGGACGGGAAGTCCTGGACAGCATCTCGTTTCACCCTTCTTACTGGAAAGAGATCAAGCGCGGGATGAATACTAAGGTTAAGGCGTTTGACGGATTCCCATATGACTTCGCCCGCAAGACAGGAACCTCTGAGATGGAAGCGTTCGGGGCCACCCGTGACAACGGGGTATTCATTGCTTATGCTCCGCGTGAGCATCCTAAGCTTGCAGTGGCCGTGATCATTCCAGAAGGCGGCTTTGGAGCGAACAGTGCAGCACCGGTAGCCCGCCGGATCTTTGAAGCCTATGACCAGGAATACGGATTGGATGGAGTCCCTAAGAAAAATGTGCCCGAGTCAAGGGTGAACTAA
- a CDS encoding transglutaminase domain-containing protein, giving the protein MDSWIESLREANIISIVLLLVVLFSALQGWGRGFRRAAGGLFGMLGSGVLAAASLVMAIPAAVYLSPAAGSWASGVTPQDDKLSQWQQLYYTGASVLANSPVVRFLLLLLLCYSLIRLLLGLLFLLLPFRLPRQSGRGSGRITGASRLVGAVLGTAAGLTRALVLVFVLFISVALNPDSGFSRYVQSSPVYSQSAEAVFEPLAGEQVRGKLPVLTKAVAAEMSDILRRKYEVIDHDISADIAGAAAEIAGQASGDEEKARLLYDWVGSRIAYDYTKAKNYEEKRIWHEQTPQDTMDTRLGVCIDYARLYAMMARSQGLQVRVVTGKGYDGQGGYGPHAWNEVYISSSAAWIPLDSTWASSGDWFNPQDFDSTHIKENIL; this is encoded by the coding sequence TTGGACAGCTGGATAGAAAGTCTTCGGGAAGCGAATATCATCTCCATTGTTCTGCTGCTGGTGGTCCTCTTCTCTGCGCTGCAGGGCTGGGGCCGGGGCTTCCGCAGAGCAGCCGGAGGGCTGTTCGGCATGCTCGGATCTGGCGTGCTTGCGGCAGCTTCGCTGGTGATGGCGATTCCGGCAGCCGTATACCTCTCGCCTGCTGCCGGAAGCTGGGCTTCCGGCGTTACCCCGCAGGATGACAAGCTAAGCCAATGGCAGCAGCTATATTATACCGGCGCCTCTGTACTGGCGAATTCACCAGTAGTGCGGTTTCTGCTGCTGCTCTTGCTGTGCTATAGCTTGATTCGTCTGCTGCTGGGTCTGCTGTTCCTGCTGCTGCCGTTCCGCCTGCCGCGCCAGTCCGGGAGGGGTTCGGGGCGGATCACAGGCGCCAGCCGCCTCGTCGGGGCAGTGCTTGGCACCGCCGCAGGGCTTACCCGCGCCTTGGTGCTGGTCTTTGTCCTGTTCATTAGCGTCGCCTTGAACCCGGACAGCGGCTTCAGCCGCTATGTGCAATCATCACCGGTCTACAGCCAGAGTGCAGAAGCGGTATTTGAGCCGCTGGCCGGTGAACAGGTGAGGGGAAAGCTCCCGGTGCTGACCAAGGCGGTAGCTGCCGAGATGAGTGATATTCTCCGGCGCAAATATGAGGTGATTGACCACGATATTTCGGCGGATATTGCCGGTGCAGCTGCAGAGATTGCCGGACAAGCCAGCGGGGATGAAGAGAAGGCCAGACTGCTCTATGATTGGGTAGGCTCGCGTATTGCTTACGACTATACCAAGGCGAAGAATTATGAAGAGAAGCGGATCTGGCATGAGCAGACCCCGCAGGATACGATGGATACGCGGCTTGGCGTATGCATTGATTACGCGCGGCTCTACGCCATGATGGCCCGCTCGCAAGGCCTTCAGGTGCGTGTCGTCACCGGCAAAGGCTATGACGGTCAAGGCGGTTATGGCCCGCATGCCTGGAATGAGGTCTATATTAGCAGCAGTGCAGCCTGGATTCCGCTTGATTCCACCTGGGCCAGCAGCGGCGACTGGTTCAATCCGCAGGATTTCGACTCTACGCATATCAAGGAAAACATCCTCTGA